In Salvelinus alpinus chromosome 30, SLU_Salpinus.1, whole genome shotgun sequence, a single genomic region encodes these proteins:
- the LOC139560378 gene encoding uncharacterized protein, translating into MSNTVSFSTQIGAIMDVLAKAAVAEITKFVDEGTVVLRLEMCRKENEIEGLKNSLQLMERELRKAQREAAARGTNDRQHAEGIQLGSGTSQNGNEEDQKSQATPVEDPEKFNELQSSGHLVEARGGLELLVKAEQVEKHVAQGTVQDPGITGSLDFRMDERDSQLWFSVTQGLSGNDSTHPDGSYTTERCLQMFSSQADQYPTPIPSHPASCNSLSSAEKPLNDIFSTVPVKVEPEWHPLYHGDAMSESFQADQGQYRDTLHPVVMEGLILQPRLQQPGPSSQGLMRATGNTSESNSHSNEHILNKNRLKTKRMVNVWRAVPNQKVFICSLCGKSFHRHCQLEAHQHSHAGVKPYRCLECGKSFTQKTRLKSHQSVHTGERPFSCRLCGKMFARQDNCQRHERFHSGQKPFSCVQCGKSFTVLGNLKIHQKHQCKFANVRM; encoded by the exons ATGTCTAACACTGTTTCTTTTAGTACACAAATAGGTGCAATCATGGATGTGCTAGCAAAGGCAGCTGTTGCAGAAATAACCAAATTTGTAGACGAGGGTACTGTCGTGCTACGGCTGGAAATGTGTCGGAAAGAAAACGAGATAGAAGGCCTTAAAAATAGTTTACAGCTGATGGAAAGAGAACTGAGGAAAGCTCAAAGGGAAGCAGCAGCACGAGGAACAAATGACAGGCAACATGCTGAGGGAATTCAGCTTGGGAGTGGGACCTCACAAAACG GTAATGAAGAGGACCAGAAATCCCAAGCCACGCCTGTAGAGGACCCGGAGAAGTTCAATGAGCTGCAGAGCTCAGGACACCTTGTGGAGGCGAGGGGTGGACTGGAGTTGTTGGTGAAAGCAGAGCAGGTGGAAAAACATGTAGCCCAGGGAACTGTACAAGACCCAGGAATCACAGGCAGTTTGGACTTTAGAATGGATGAGAGAGATAGTCAGCTGTGGTTCTCTGTTACACAAGGACTAAGTGGGAATGATTCCACTCACCCAGATGGGTCTTACACTACAGAGAGATGCTTACAGATGTTTTCCTCTCAGGCAGATCAATATCCcactcccatcccatcccatcctgcTTCCTGCAACTCTTTGTCTTCTGCAGAGAAACCACTTAATGACATTTTCAGCACTGTCCCAGTGAAAGTGGAGCCCGAGTGGCATCCTCTTTATCATGGCGATGCCATGTCTGAGTCCTTTCAAGCTGACCAGGGGCAGTACAGAGATACTCTGCACCCTGTTGTGATGGAGGGCTTGATTTTACAGCCTAGACTGCAGCAGCCAGGACCTTCTTCACAAGGGCTCATGAGAGCAACTGGGAACACATCTGAGTCAAACTCACACAGCAATGAACATATTCTTAATAAGAACAGATTGAAAACAAAAAGAATGGTCAATGTTTGGAGAGCTGTACCAAACCAAAAAGTGTTTATATGCTCATTGTGTGGAAAGAGCTTCCACCGCCATTGTCAACTTGAAGCACACCAGCACTCTCACGCTGGAGTCAAACCATACAGATGTCTTGAGTGTGGGAAAAGTTTTACGCAGAAAACCAGACTTAAGTCCCATCAGAGTGTTCACACGGGTGAGAGACCTTTCAGTTGCAGACTCTGTGGCAAGATGTTTGCAAGGCAGGACAACTGCCAAAGACATGAGCGATTTCACAGTGGACAAAAGCCATTTAGTTGTGTGCAGTGTGGTAAAAGTTTCACGGTTCTCGGTAACCTCAAAATACATCAAAAACATCAATGTAAATTTGCCAATGTCAGAATGTAA